In one window of Drosophila mauritiana strain mau12 chromosome X, ASM438214v1, whole genome shotgun sequence DNA:
- the LOC117146743 gene encoding probable phosphorylase b kinase regulatory subunit alpha isoform X6, which yields MRSRSNSGVRLDYYQRIVHRLILAHQEPVTGLFPASNVNSHAWIRDNVYCILAVWGLSMAYKKIADQDEDRAKCYELEQSCVKLMRGLLMAMMNQKDKVEKFKMTQSPYDSLHAKYSSKNGLPVVADNEWGHLQIDAVSLYLLILAQMTASGLQIVFSLDEVSFIQNLVFYIESAYSIPDYGIWERGDKTNHGEPELNASSIGMAKAALEAMNELDLFGARGGPASVIHVLADEAHKCQAVLQSMLPRESNSKELDSGLLCVIGFPAFAVDDAQLIHNTKDAILSRLQGKYGCKRFLRDGYRTPKEDPSRLYYERWELRMFENIECEWPLFYCYLILFHAFQSDKRAVEEYASRLEKIMVRSEDGILLVPESYAVPQDLVGFEYQKPGSQVREVVGRCPFLWGQSLFILGRLLQEGFLAVGELDPLNRRLGAQKKPDVVVQVVIIAEDNEIRDKLAEHDLHVQTIAEVAPIEVQPARVLSHLYTYLGRNRKLGLSGRKSRDVGILSTSKLYSLKDRIFAFTPQFADLSRFYIASDNELMIDILKGEINFLKSAWDLLGRPLVTLVLKRIHLDQDKIPLAMIQTMRKLKSGYINGTRVMLGSLKDFLNTSAITDLSFLGSTEDGYPDRLHPDVQTYLDEHLLRSFSNRSTMNLRGGQLRPRTLRRRMSCKGAIKKTRSINVDSDNLGMEGPSPLTERRLSSIVPPPWLQANKQSHVSVFATTPEEGPTSSPLSLGNELIRENIYPVDPHHSRSAIDRRSEFVRQQEMPKILIQRHRAETNFADTEVEELIAMLRETENLEEQGDILQYLVDTQGLDFNTAGLGFKNKSEENATPNANNAAGTGTDPDNAAHPSSATANSNNSHCIGNTSNISSSSSNISNHNNMSPHENNHDSSQSEGMLEEGRVVTVRDLLKGLYEKACQQKLWGLVRHTAGMLGKRVEDLAKAVTDLLVRQKQVTVGMPPNNEHTITAPLPEVELRQLIHDAYGDDESTAMLTQELMVYLAMFIRTEPQLFHEMLRLRVGLIIQVMAKELSRTLNCDGEAASEHLLNLSPFEMKNLLYHILSGKEFAVSSVARGNLSIVSCKSSRVSKKSQIGLGDPEGEDALIATIDDRQGQWLRRRRLDGALNRVPRDFYSRVWTVLEKCQGLAIEGRVLQQSLTQEMTPGELKFALEVETALNQIPQPEYRQLVVEALMVLTLVTEHNMVPSLGGVIYVEHLVHKANQLFLEDQRKVQGDATLCCAKIKDGKEQQQAASGMLLCGGAAYICQHLYDSAPSGSYGTMTYMSRAVALVLDCVPKHGEMECAIS from the exons ATGCGTTCTCGCAGCAATTCGGGCGTCCGTTTGGACTACTACCAGCGCATCGTGCATCGTCTGATCCTGGCCCACCAGGAACCGGTCACCGGTCTCTTTCCCGCCTCGAATGTAAACTCGCACGCCTGGATCAGGGACAATGTGTACTGCATCTTGGCCGTTTGGGGCTTGTCCATGGCGTACAAGAAGATTGCCGATCAGGACGAGGATCGGGCCAAGTGCTACGAGCTGGAGCAGAGCTGTGTGAAGCTGATGCGCGGCCTGCTCATGGCCATGATGAACCAGAAGGACAAGGTGGAGAAGTTCAAGATGACCCAGAGCCCCTACGATTCGCTGCACGCCAAATATTCCAGCAAGAACGGCTTGCCCGTGGTCGCCGACAATGAGTGGGGTCATCTGCAGATCGATGCCGTGTCCCTGTACCTGCTGATCCTGGCCCAGATGACGGCCTCCGGCCTGCAGATCGTCTTCTCCCTGGACGAGGTGTCGTTCATCCAGAATCTGGTCTTCTATATCGAGTCAGCCTACTCGATTCCCGACTATGGCATTTGGGAGCGCGGAGATAAAACCAATCATG GTGAACCCGAGCTGAATGCCAGCTCCATTGGCATGGCCAAGGCTGCGCTGGAAGCCATGAACGAGCTGGATCTGTTTGGAGCCCGTGGCGGTCCGGCCAGTGTTATCCATGTGCTGGCCGACGAGGCCCACAAATGCCAGGCGGTGCTGCAGTCGATGCTGCCGCGCGAGTCCAACAGCAAGGAATTGGATTCCGGACTGCTGTGCGTCATCGGTTTCCCCGCCTTTGCTGTGGACGATGCCCAGCTGATACACAACACCAAGGATGCCATTCTGTCCCGTCTGCAGGGCAAGTACGGCTGCAAGAGATTCCTGCGCGATGGCTATCGCACACCGAAGGAGGATCCCTCGAGGCTGTACTACGAGCGCTGGGAGCTGCGCATGTTCGAGAACATCGAGTGCGAGTGGCCGCTGTTCTACTGCTACCTAATCCTGTTCCACGCCTTCCAGAGCGACAAGCGGGCGGTGGAGGAGTACGCCAGCCGGCTGGAGAAGATCATGGTGCGCTCGGAAGATGGCATTCTGCTCGTTCCCGAGAGCTATGCAGTGCCGCAGGATCTGGTGGGCTTCGAGTATCAGAAGCCGGGATCGCAGGTCCGCGAAGTGGTCGGTCGGTGTCCCTTCCTGTGGGGCCAGTCCCTGTTCATCCTCGGCAGATTGCTGCAGGAG GGTTTCCTGGCTGTGGGCGAATTGGATCCATTGAATCGTCGCCTGGGCGCTCAAAAGAAGCCGGACGTCGTCGTCCAAGTGGTCATCATTGCCGAGGACAACGAGATTCGCGACAAGCTGGCCGAGCACGATCTGCACGTGCAGACGATCGCAGAGGTGGCGCCCATTGAGGTGCAGCCAGCCCGAGTCCTCAGTCACCTGTACACCTATCTGGGACGCAATCGGAAACTGGGTTTGAGCGGCAGAAAGTCCCGCGATGTGGGCATCCTCAGCACCAGTAAGCTCTACTCGCTGAAGGATCGCATATTTGCCTTCACGCCGCAG TTCGCCGACCTGTCGCGCTTCTATATCGCCTCCGATAACGAACTCATGATCGACATCCTCAAGGGCGAGATCAATTTCCTCAAGTCCGCTTGGGATCTGCTGGGTCGTCCGCTGGTCACCCTGGTGCTGAAGCGCATCCATCTAG ATCAGGACAAGATCCCGCTGGCCATGATCCAGACGATGAGGAAACTCAAGTCGGGCTACATCAATGGCACCCGCGTGATGCTGGGCAGCCTGAAGGACTTCCTCAACACCTCGGCCATCACGGATCTGAGCTTTCTGGGCAGCACCGAGGACGGCTATCCGGACCGCCTGCATCCGGATGTGCAGACCTATCTGGATGAGCATCTGCTGCGCTCGTTCAGCAATCGCAGCACCATGAATCTGCGCGGCGGACAACTGCGTCCGCGAACATTGAGGCGACGCATGTCCTGCAAGGGAGCCATCAAAAAGACGCGCTCCATCAACGTGGACT CTGATAACCTGGGCATGGAGGGACCTTCTCCGCTGACGGAACGTCGCCTGTCCTCGATTGTGCCACCACCATGGCTGCAGGCCAACAAGCAGAGCCACGTCAGTGTGTTCGCCACGACGCCGGAGGAGGGACCCACCAGCTCACCGCTGAGTCTGGGCAACGAGCTCATCCGGGAGAACATCTATCCGGTGGATCCGCATCACAGTCGCTCGGCGATCGACAGACGCAGCGAGTTCGTGCGCCAGCAAGAGA TGCCAAAAATTCTAATACAACGCCATCGTGCCGAAACAAATTTCGCGGACACAGAAGTGGAGGAGCTGATTGCGATGCTGCGCGAAACGGAGAATCTCGAGGAGCAGGGCGACATCCTACAGTACCTGGTGGACACTCAGGGTCTGGACTTCAATACGG CCGGCCTGGGATTCAAGAATAAGTCGGAGGAGAATGCCACTCCGAATGCGAATAACGCCG CCGGCACCGGCACCGATCCGGATAATGCCGCCCATCCGAGTTCCGCCACCGCCAACAGCAATAATAGCCATTGCATCGGCAACACTAGCAACattagcagcagcagcagcaacatcagcaatcACAACAACATGAGCCCACATGAGAATAACCACGATTCTTCCCAATCCGAAGGCATGCTCGAAGAGGGACGCGTGGTGACCGTGCGGGATCTGCTGAAGGGACTCTACGAGAAGGCGTGCCAGCAGAAGCTCTGGGGACTCGTCCGCCACACGGCCGGCATGCTGGGCAAACGGGTGGAGGATTTGGCCAAAGCGGTCACTGATCTGCTCGTCCGACAGAAGCAGGTCACCGTGGGAATGCCACCAAATAATGAGCACACCATAACGGCGCCGCTGCCGGAAGTCGAGCTGCGTCAGCTCATCCACGAT GCCTATGGCGATGATGAGAGTACGGCGATGCTGACGCAGGAGTTGATGGTCTACCTGGCCATGTTCATACGCACCGAGCCGCAGCTGTTCCACGAGATGCTACGCCTGCGCGTCGGCCTGATCATCCAGGTGATGGCCAAGGAGCTGTCCCGCACCCTCAACTGCGACGGCGAGGCGGCGTCGGAGCATTTACTTAACCTCTCGCCCTTCGAGATGAAAAATCTCCTGTATCACATACTCAGCGGCAAGGAGTTTGCTGTTAGTAGCG TCGCCCGTGGCAATCTGTCCATTGTGAGCTGCAAGAGCAGCCGCGTTAGCAAGAAGAGCCAGATCGGCCTGGGTGATCCGGAGGGCGAAGATGCGCTCATAGCCACCATTGACGACCGGCAGGGTCAGTGGCTGCGCCGGCGACGGCTGGACGGCGCCCTCAATCGTGTGCCCCGCGATTTCTATTCGCGCGTGTGGACCGTACTGGAGAAGTGCCAGGGTCTGGCCATCGAGGGACGTGTCCTGCAGCAGAGTCTCACGCAGGAGATGACGCCGGGCGAACTGAAGTTTGCGCTGGAGGTGGAGACGGCCCTCAACCAGATACCGCAGCCCGAGTACAGGCAGCTGGTGGTCGAGGCTCTGATGGTGCTCACACTCGTCACCGAGCACAATATGGTGCCCTCGCTGGGTGGCGTCATCTACGTGGAGCATCTGGTGCACAAGGCCAATCAGTTGTTCCTCGAGGATCAGCGCAAGGTGCAGGGCGATGCAACGCTGTGCTGCGCCAAGATCAAGGACggcaaggagcagcagcaggccgCCTCCGGGATGCTACTCTGCGGCGGTGCCGCCTACATATGCCAGCATCTCTACGACAG TGCTCCCAGCGGCAGCTATGGCACCATGACCTACATGTCCCGGGCGGTGGCCCTTGTGCTCGACTGTGTGCCCAAGCATGGCGAGATGGAGTGCGCCATCTCCTAA
- the LOC117146743 gene encoding probable phosphorylase b kinase regulatory subunit alpha isoform X2 — protein MRSRSNSGVRLDYYQRIVHRLILAHQEPVTGLFPASNVNSHAWIRDNVYCILAVWGLSMAYKKIADQDEDRAKCYELEQSCVKLMRGLLMAMMNQKDKVEKFKMTQSPYDSLHAKYSSKNGLPVVADNEWGHLQIDAVSLYLLILAQMTASGLQIVFSLDEVSFIQNLVFYIESAYSIPDYGIWERGDKTNHGEPELNASSIGMAKAALEAMNELDLFGARGGPASVIHVLADEAHKCQAVLQSMLPRESNSKELDSGLLCVIGFPAFAVDDAQLIHNTKDAILSRLQGKYGCKRFLRDGYRTPKEDPSRLYYERWELRMFENIECEWPLFYCYLILFHAFQSDKRAVEEYASRLEKIMVRSEDGILLVPESYAVPQDLVGFEYQKPGSQVREVVGRCPFLWGQSLFILGRLLQEGFLAVGELDPLNRRLGAQKKPDVVVQVVIIAEDNEIRDKLAEHDLHVQTIAEVAPIEVQPARVLSHLYTYLGRNRKLGLSGRKSRDVGILSTSKLYSLKDRIFAFTPQFADLSRFYIASDNELMIDILKGEINFLKSAWDLLGRPLVTLVLKRIHLDQDKIPLAMIQTMRKLKSGYINGTRVMLGSLKDFLNTSAITDLSFLGSTEDGYPDRLHPDVQTYLDEHLLRSFSNRSTMNLRGGQLRPRTLRRRMSCKGAIKKTRSINVDSDNLGMEGPSPLTERRLSSIVPPPWLQANKQSHVSVFATTPEEGPTSSPLSLGNELIRENIYPVDPHHSRSAIDRRSEFVRQQEITVPKILIQRHRAETNFADTEVEELIAMLRETENLEEQGDILQYLVDTQGLDFNTAGLGFKNKSEENATPNANNAELEQAFVDDVVLELAGGGGGAGAAGGGGDGAKKSPTIVLPTVIIDAATIPAGTGTDPDNAAHPSSATANSNNSHCIGNTSNISSSSSNISNHNNMSPHENNHDSSQSEGMLEEGRVVTVRDLLKGLYEKACQQKLWGLVRHTAGMLGKRVEDLAKAVTDLLVRQKQVTVGMPPNNEHTITAPLPEVELRQLIHDAYGDDESTAMLTQELMVYLAMFIRTEPQLFHEMLRLRVGLIIQVMAKELSRTLNCDGEAASEHLLNLSPFEMKNLLYHILSGKEFAVSSVARGNLSIVSCKSSRVSKKSQIGLGDPEGEDALIATIDDRQGQWLRRRRLDGALNRVPRDFYSRVWTVLEKCQGLAIEGRVLQQSLTQEMTPGELKFALEVETALNQIPQPEYRQLVVEALMVLTLVTEHNMVPSLGGVIYVEHLVHKANQLFLEDQRKVQGDATLCCAKIKDGKEQQQAASGMLLCGGAAYICQHLYDSAPSGSYGTMTYMSRAVALVLDCVPKHGEMECAIS, from the exons ATGCGTTCTCGCAGCAATTCGGGCGTCCGTTTGGACTACTACCAGCGCATCGTGCATCGTCTGATCCTGGCCCACCAGGAACCGGTCACCGGTCTCTTTCCCGCCTCGAATGTAAACTCGCACGCCTGGATCAGGGACAATGTGTACTGCATCTTGGCCGTTTGGGGCTTGTCCATGGCGTACAAGAAGATTGCCGATCAGGACGAGGATCGGGCCAAGTGCTACGAGCTGGAGCAGAGCTGTGTGAAGCTGATGCGCGGCCTGCTCATGGCCATGATGAACCAGAAGGACAAGGTGGAGAAGTTCAAGATGACCCAGAGCCCCTACGATTCGCTGCACGCCAAATATTCCAGCAAGAACGGCTTGCCCGTGGTCGCCGACAATGAGTGGGGTCATCTGCAGATCGATGCCGTGTCCCTGTACCTGCTGATCCTGGCCCAGATGACGGCCTCCGGCCTGCAGATCGTCTTCTCCCTGGACGAGGTGTCGTTCATCCAGAATCTGGTCTTCTATATCGAGTCAGCCTACTCGATTCCCGACTATGGCATTTGGGAGCGCGGAGATAAAACCAATCATG GTGAACCCGAGCTGAATGCCAGCTCCATTGGCATGGCCAAGGCTGCGCTGGAAGCCATGAACGAGCTGGATCTGTTTGGAGCCCGTGGCGGTCCGGCCAGTGTTATCCATGTGCTGGCCGACGAGGCCCACAAATGCCAGGCGGTGCTGCAGTCGATGCTGCCGCGCGAGTCCAACAGCAAGGAATTGGATTCCGGACTGCTGTGCGTCATCGGTTTCCCCGCCTTTGCTGTGGACGATGCCCAGCTGATACACAACACCAAGGATGCCATTCTGTCCCGTCTGCAGGGCAAGTACGGCTGCAAGAGATTCCTGCGCGATGGCTATCGCACACCGAAGGAGGATCCCTCGAGGCTGTACTACGAGCGCTGGGAGCTGCGCATGTTCGAGAACATCGAGTGCGAGTGGCCGCTGTTCTACTGCTACCTAATCCTGTTCCACGCCTTCCAGAGCGACAAGCGGGCGGTGGAGGAGTACGCCAGCCGGCTGGAGAAGATCATGGTGCGCTCGGAAGATGGCATTCTGCTCGTTCCCGAGAGCTATGCAGTGCCGCAGGATCTGGTGGGCTTCGAGTATCAGAAGCCGGGATCGCAGGTCCGCGAAGTGGTCGGTCGGTGTCCCTTCCTGTGGGGCCAGTCCCTGTTCATCCTCGGCAGATTGCTGCAGGAG GGTTTCCTGGCTGTGGGCGAATTGGATCCATTGAATCGTCGCCTGGGCGCTCAAAAGAAGCCGGACGTCGTCGTCCAAGTGGTCATCATTGCCGAGGACAACGAGATTCGCGACAAGCTGGCCGAGCACGATCTGCACGTGCAGACGATCGCAGAGGTGGCGCCCATTGAGGTGCAGCCAGCCCGAGTCCTCAGTCACCTGTACACCTATCTGGGACGCAATCGGAAACTGGGTTTGAGCGGCAGAAAGTCCCGCGATGTGGGCATCCTCAGCACCAGTAAGCTCTACTCGCTGAAGGATCGCATATTTGCCTTCACGCCGCAG TTCGCCGACCTGTCGCGCTTCTATATCGCCTCCGATAACGAACTCATGATCGACATCCTCAAGGGCGAGATCAATTTCCTCAAGTCCGCTTGGGATCTGCTGGGTCGTCCGCTGGTCACCCTGGTGCTGAAGCGCATCCATCTAG ATCAGGACAAGATCCCGCTGGCCATGATCCAGACGATGAGGAAACTCAAGTCGGGCTACATCAATGGCACCCGCGTGATGCTGGGCAGCCTGAAGGACTTCCTCAACACCTCGGCCATCACGGATCTGAGCTTTCTGGGCAGCACCGAGGACGGCTATCCGGACCGCCTGCATCCGGATGTGCAGACCTATCTGGATGAGCATCTGCTGCGCTCGTTCAGCAATCGCAGCACCATGAATCTGCGCGGCGGACAACTGCGTCCGCGAACATTGAGGCGACGCATGTCCTGCAAGGGAGCCATCAAAAAGACGCGCTCCATCAACGTGGACT CTGATAACCTGGGCATGGAGGGACCTTCTCCGCTGACGGAACGTCGCCTGTCCTCGATTGTGCCACCACCATGGCTGCAGGCCAACAAGCAGAGCCACGTCAGTGTGTTCGCCACGACGCCGGAGGAGGGACCCACCAGCTCACCGCTGAGTCTGGGCAACGAGCTCATCCGGGAGAACATCTATCCGGTGGATCCGCATCACAGTCGCTCGGCGATCGACAGACGCAGCGAGTTCGTGCGCCAGCAAGAGA TAACAGTGCCAAAAATTCTAATACAACGCCATCGTGCCGAAACAAATTTCGCGGACACAGAAGTGGAGGAGCTGATTGCGATGCTGCGCGAAACGGAGAATCTCGAGGAGCAGGGCGACATCCTACAGTACCTGGTGGACACTCAGGGTCTGGACTTCAATACGG CCGGCCTGGGATTCAAGAATAAGTCGGAGGAGAATGCCACTCCGAATGCGAATAACGCCG AGCTCGAGCAAGCGTTTGTGGATGATGTGGTGCTGGAACtggctggtggtggtggtggcgcaGGTGCAGCTGGAGGTGGAGGTGATGGGGCCAAGAAGAGCCCAACGATTGTCCTGCCCACGGTGATCATCGATGCTGCTACTATTCCAGCCGGCACCGGCACCGATCCGGATAATGCCGCCCATCCGAGTTCCGCCACCGCCAACAGCAATAATAGCCATTGCATCGGCAACACTAGCAACattagcagcagcagcagcaacatcagcaatcACAACAACATGAGCCCACATGAGAATAACCACGATTCTTCCCAATCCGAAGGCATGCTCGAAGAGGGACGCGTGGTGACCGTGCGGGATCTGCTGAAGGGACTCTACGAGAAGGCGTGCCAGCAGAAGCTCTGGGGACTCGTCCGCCACACGGCCGGCATGCTGGGCAAACGGGTGGAGGATTTGGCCAAAGCGGTCACTGATCTGCTCGTCCGACAGAAGCAGGTCACCGTGGGAATGCCACCAAATAATGAGCACACCATAACGGCGCCGCTGCCGGAAGTCGAGCTGCGTCAGCTCATCCACGAT GCCTATGGCGATGATGAGAGTACGGCGATGCTGACGCAGGAGTTGATGGTCTACCTGGCCATGTTCATACGCACCGAGCCGCAGCTGTTCCACGAGATGCTACGCCTGCGCGTCGGCCTGATCATCCAGGTGATGGCCAAGGAGCTGTCCCGCACCCTCAACTGCGACGGCGAGGCGGCGTCGGAGCATTTACTTAACCTCTCGCCCTTCGAGATGAAAAATCTCCTGTATCACATACTCAGCGGCAAGGAGTTTGCTGTTAGTAGCG TCGCCCGTGGCAATCTGTCCATTGTGAGCTGCAAGAGCAGCCGCGTTAGCAAGAAGAGCCAGATCGGCCTGGGTGATCCGGAGGGCGAAGATGCGCTCATAGCCACCATTGACGACCGGCAGGGTCAGTGGCTGCGCCGGCGACGGCTGGACGGCGCCCTCAATCGTGTGCCCCGCGATTTCTATTCGCGCGTGTGGACCGTACTGGAGAAGTGCCAGGGTCTGGCCATCGAGGGACGTGTCCTGCAGCAGAGTCTCACGCAGGAGATGACGCCGGGCGAACTGAAGTTTGCGCTGGAGGTGGAGACGGCCCTCAACCAGATACCGCAGCCCGAGTACAGGCAGCTGGTGGTCGAGGCTCTGATGGTGCTCACACTCGTCACCGAGCACAATATGGTGCCCTCGCTGGGTGGCGTCATCTACGTGGAGCATCTGGTGCACAAGGCCAATCAGTTGTTCCTCGAGGATCAGCGCAAGGTGCAGGGCGATGCAACGCTGTGCTGCGCCAAGATCAAGGACggcaaggagcagcagcaggccgCCTCCGGGATGCTACTCTGCGGCGGTGCCGCCTACATATGCCAGCATCTCTACGACAG TGCTCCCAGCGGCAGCTATGGCACCATGACCTACATGTCCCGGGCGGTGGCCCTTGTGCTCGACTGTGTGCCCAAGCATGGCGAGATGGAGTGCGCCATCTCCTAA